Proteins from one Pseudodesulfovibrio sp. JC047 genomic window:
- a CDS encoding DUF5675 family protein, producing the protein MKVTIIRYDEDQDGTFGVMLVDGMPFASTLEPMDKGNAVNISCIPAGEYECGIVDSPRFGRTFEVNNVPGRSHILFHAGNVVGDTRGCILLGAHEGILHGDRAVLNSGNTFRRFLAMCSGLTGFDVKILEAERLKEAA; encoded by the coding sequence GTCACGATTATTCGATACGACGAGGACCAGGACGGGACGTTTGGTGTGATGCTGGTTGACGGAATGCCGTTTGCCTCGACTCTGGAACCGATGGACAAGGGCAATGCCGTCAATATTTCCTGTATCCCGGCTGGTGAGTACGAATGCGGGATTGTGGACTCCCCTCGGTTTGGCCGGACGTTTGAAGTCAACAATGTTCCCGGGCGGTCGCACATCCTGTTTCATGCCGGGAATGTTGTTGGGGACACGCGTGGGTGTATCCTGCTCGGTGCCCATGAGGGCATATTGCACGGTGACAGGGCTGTGTTGAATTCGGGCAATACGTTTCGTCGGTTTCTGGCCATGTGTTCCGGTTTGACCGGGTTTGATGTGAAAATTCTGGAAGCAGAGCGACTCAAGGAGGCGGCATAG